CTGGTTGGCCCACACATGACGACGGGAACCAATTGTCGGGTTGACATAGGCATTGAAAGAGAAGATGACATCATCTGCGTTGAAAGCTTCGCCGTCATGCCACAGGACATCATGACGCAGATTGAACGTCCAGATTTTGCCGTTATCGGCGGTCTCGTAGCTTTCAGCCAGCATCGGCTTCAACTCGCCTTGCCATGTGATGGCGACCAATGGCTCGTTGACGTAAATATCCAGACGATGTGCACAGCCTGTATCCAGTGATGTCGTCGGGCTGCAACCGGAGTTAAAGCCTTCTCGGTAGACCTGTGCTGCTTCATCCTGGGCGGTTGCAACCAGGCCCATGGATAGCGCCGCGACGATAAGCAGCAATGTCACAATAAATCTATGCTTTTTCATGGAATGCTCCTATATAGGGATAAAAGTTTTATTTTCTCATTCGTAATAGGCTTCTCTCGATAAATTCTCCCTTCTATACCGTTGTTCTTGAAATTTTTAGCCGTATTTACGGCACTGAATGACTAATCTTGCTGGCGTGGATTTAAGGCATCATTCAAGCCATCACCAATAAAATTGATGCTGAGTACGGTTAGCATGATGGCCACGCCCGGTGGGATCCACAGCCAGGGCAGCGTTTCCAGAACGGTGTAATTCCGTGCCTGTTGGAGCATATTGCCCCAACTGGGTGTTGGCGGTTGGACGCCCAGGCCCAGGAACGATAAGCCGGATTCCATCAAAATGGCTGACGACATCGAGAGTGTCGCTGCGACGAGTACGGCACTAATCGTATTCGGCAGGATATGCCGGAAGATAATACGCGCGTCGGAAGCCCCAAGTGCATGTGCTGCCTGTACGTATTCTGTTTCTCTAAGGGAGAGGACGTTACCTCTTACAAGACGGGCTATTGTCGTCCATTGGAAGAGCCCAATTGCCAGCATGGTATTGAAGATGCCGGGTTCCAATATAGAGACGAGGACAATAATGCCGATAATCGTCGGGAAGCTCATGACCATATCGGTAAAGCGCATGATGACCATATCGACCTTGCCGCGATAGTAACCGGAGAGCAGGCCGAATAAGATGCCGATCCCGGTAGAAATCGT
The Phototrophicus methaneseepsis DNA segment above includes these coding regions:
- the opp4C gene encoding oligopeptide ABC transporter permease; translation: MDTTQENNIIQLRQPEPDNKIQNLEGDSPGRRSIRKFLHHRLAVLGAIVLVLITLSAVFAPLLSQHSPTDLDLRNANSAPSAIHWLGTDATGRDTWARVILGGRVSLAVGIIATTISTGIGILFGLLSGYYRGKVDMVIMRFTDMVMSFPTIIGIIVLVSILEPGIFNTMLAIGLFQWTTIARLVRGNVLSLRETEYVQAAHALGASDARIIFRHILPNTISAVLVAATLSMSSAILMESGLSFLGLGVQPPTPSWGNMLQQARNYTVLETLPWLWIPPGVAIMLTVLSINFIGDGLNDALNPRQQD